A region of the Brienomyrus brachyistius isolate T26 chromosome 10, BBRACH_0.4, whole genome shotgun sequence genome:
GTGAAGACCCTGACTGCTGCAACTGCAATTGTCCAGAGGAAACCTGGAGCGGCAGCCAGGATGATGTAGTGCATAGCAACCTAGTTTCTGGGTCTCTGGTGTGGGCCCAGCAGCAGGGTTACCCCTGGTGAGATATTACAAGTTAAAGTAGTTTTTTCACCATGTATACTATGGTGAAACAGCATCACGAGTGACcagatttttttgtttgatGCAAAAAATATAGATAAAGTTCTAGTGTAATATATTAGTGGAATGTTGTTATAGTATGCAATTAAAACATTTCAGCATCACAATATAATTTTTCTGGTTAAACAGTAAATTATTAACGCATTTTATCTTATACCCTTGTTTATTTGTAAGTAAATATAAACTAGTAGCCTTGGTGCATGACACACTGTgagtgtttgtttgtgtctatGTGCTTAGGTGGCCAGCAATGACAGAGAGCGACCCAGACTCCAAGTCCATATTCCTTGTCAATAACATAGACAGGTTCCCAGTAAGATTCTTAGGAGCCTTAAGCAAACTGctagaatattttttttccacttttcaCCAGTTTTCAGAGGCACTACAAAGATAATAATAAGAGTATCCTATGAACATAATCAGCTTCCAGCACTGTGCCTGGACCCCTAAAAATAAGTACAGCTCACAGGATGTTATGTTTTGCAGATCAAGCAGATCATAAAGATATCTCTATTGTTTTTACAATCAGGtgtatgagtaaaaaaaaaaaacaattttgaaGAGTGTTGTTAATTATTAAGATTGCAGTATGATTCTTTGTGTACTGTACTAGCAGGGGTATGTATGTATTTGAATGTGGAAGAGAAAATATGTTTTGTTCAGCTGTGGTCATCAGTAACACTTTTTCCTGCCCCTTAAGTCCAAGTACCATGTGACATTCTTTGGAGACCCAGTCACACGTGCTTGGGTACCTTCCTGTAAAGTGAAGTCCTTTGAAACATTCTCTGAGACAACGGCCCTGCAAGTGAGTTATCTCACCCGTCATGGTTCTATAGCTTGTTGTCTAGTGGACATCTACAGTCAGTCCTCAGCCAGACACAGACATGCCATTCCAGTTCAGTCAACTGCTTTGTGGACATTGAAGGGTAGGTACCACAGTGACACTGATATCTTCCTCAATTTTGTGTAACAGATGGGGAAAAGTTTCAAGAAGAAGCTCCATGAAGCCATTAGAATGGCTAAGCATGCCCAGGGTCTCTCCCTGAAGGTAAACAAAATCaacataaaacaaacatttaaatcATGAAAAGAGTTTTACATTGAACACAATGTATTCAActacaataataattaataaaataaataatgaaaactgTATGTATTGTAACTCAATATTCAAGGTCTAATTAAATGATAAGCTATATTTAGAACATCCATCTTTTaattgcttatcctggtcagggttgcctGGTGTCTTTccagggcagcacagggcacatggtCAGGGTCTGGACAGGAAGCCAATCCTTTgcaggcacatacacacagaataatttagagacaccaaagaGCCTAATAGCAAGTCTTTGGACTCTTAGAATCCAGAGTATTTAGAggagacacaggaaaaacatgcaaactctatacACAGCAGAGTCCTGGAAGCATGAGGCAGTAGTGCTAGCCACTGTTCTGCACGCCCAAAATTTGTTATTGGTATTCTATGTTTTTTTAGAATGGAATAGTTGGCAACCTCAATTTAAACCATTAGAGGGAGCTGCTTCATCAACTGCTGTCTGCCCATAATCCCACAGGTCTATAATTTTGTAACAGATCTCAGTGCTTGCCCAGTTCTGGCAAAGTGACTTGCCATGATGTTACAGAACTGTTTCTGGCAAACAATAGGTCCTCTTCATTTAGTCTGAAAAACTGCTTACAGAGATCTGATCTGGCACTGAAAATTTCAATGAACCAAAAAAGCTTATTTTCATAACTTAAAGGGACAACTTAAAATGACATAATCTGACCCTGCTACGTGGAATCAAAATGTTCTTAACAATTTCCTTTTTATGGCATTATTatcagattttattttttttaaagtaaatgaaATATACACACTATATACAGAGATATATGAGGAAAAGATCGATAATAGTAATAGTAACAATTAAATCAGCACTTACAAGTCTTAAGTTCATTGCAACTCTGTACTGAATAAacagttatggaaaatgaatggatagtgAGATTTCCTATTTACAGTAGCAGTTTAGATTTCTACGTATTTATTATGCAGAGTCGACTATCACGTTTTGGATTCAAGAGCCGCTACATGGTGGACAGGGACACTTCCAAGGAAGATAATGAAATTTCAGGTTTTCACACAAATGCACCATGATATTTCAGGTTACAGCCATATATATGCACCATATTATTTCAGGTTTTCACTCACACCTTCCACACACGCAAGCATTTCCCTTTAATCATACACCTGCACACAGGTTGCTCTGAAGACGGCTACACACCTCCAAAGAagtaaataatgaataaaattcTGTATCATTTAAGATACTATTGCCCTAAAATATGTTGTTTAAAATTTTACTATTGTATGATTCAGACACTCTTCAGTTGCAATGTACtaatgttttatttcaaatttcacatttatttcATAGAACTGATGCCGATTTTTGAGCATCTAGAAGAGAGTAAACAGTTTTGGAGTAACAAGGTAAACGGAGATTTTGATCAAGCATACATACTAATGACATCCTGGTAAAAGACACTCATCAATACCAGATTAACCTAATCATTCTGACTATTAATATACAAATAGGTGCCATTTAGTTGCTAATTATCCTAACTAATATGCAGTAACAGATGATGTTTCTGACCAGAATAAGCTAATCAAGTTAACTGATTATGCAGCAATATGTGGTGTTTTGAACCAGCACTCTGATATACAGTAATTGATGATCATTATAGTGTATATATGCAAGGGGTGGGAAGAAATATCGATTTTATCATTAATCACAATATTGGCTTTGACGATTGAACATCAATTCACAAAATCCCAAGATCAATCTTGTTCATTTATGCCTTTTCTGTGTGaatttgaaaatatttttgctgaatgtttttttggTTAATTGTTTTACATGGCAACAGACAATATGTGAAAACTAGAGTACACTCTTTTGTTTGttagttaaataaaaaaaaactcaatttttaGCTTTCGTCTTTGTTGACGTTTGATGTTAATCTATATGAATTAATTCTCAAAAAAATGTTCTTAAAATACATAGCAAAATTAAATTGAATCAAACTGGGCCCTTGTGAATAAAAATTGGATTGAATTGTGAGGTCAGGGCTGAATCCTGAGCATAACTCATACACTTTTCAACAGGGGCGTATTGGTAGGACTAGGAGGAATATCAAGAAAAAGACATCCAAAGGTGGGGGTCAGAAGAAGAGTGAAATGGAATACTCTAAGTATCCAAAACTGACTAAGCACTCCTATGGTTAAACTTTTGAAGATCAGGATTTACTATGGAAAAATGCTGCAGGAAATACTATGTGTttcttgtgtttgtgtgggttttctCTTAGTACAcatgtttcctcctgcagtcaacAGTCACATGGTTTGTCACATTGGGGTCTATAAATCATTCAGGGTGTCTCCtgcattgtgccctgtgcttcctgggataagctTCACCTTCCCTGTGAACCAATAATGGACAAGCAGTTAGGTCAGGTGATTGATAGGTGATGGGAATgagtggatgtatggatgggtggatggacatgGTGTATGAGTACACCTACAGCAACTTTTATGGtatcattctaaatccataggcaacAATATGGAGTTGATCCCCCAAAAGATTTTGTAGTGGGAATTTTTGCACATTTGTGGTGTTGGGTAGTGATGTTGAACGTGAAAGTTTGactcacaatctccattctgGTTCACCCCAAAGGTGTTTGTTGGCTTTGAGGTCagagctctgtgcaggccagtccagTTCTTCTACACCAAACTCAtgaaaccatgtctttatggacttgctttgtgcactgggacacagtcatgctggaacagaaaagggcattCCCCGAATTTGGAAGCATTGAACAACTATTTGATTTTTGTATATTCATAGTGCAATATGTGATTTAGGAATGAGATTTCTTAATTCACATCTcaccaaaaatatgtacactaaTAAAACAGGAAGTTCATTTTATAAGTAAATTTGTATCTGCAGGGTTATATTTGTTCGTTTTAAATGGGAATTACAAGAATTTTGTTTTTTCCATGCGTCAGTAGCTTCTAGTTGGTAAACAGTGGGGGTTGCTCTAAGAATGCCTGATGCGGGCGTCTTCTTTTCCTCAGAGCATACCACTGTTCCCCATGGGGAGTCACTGGAACAGGGCGcaggagggggagcagaggaagGGAAGGAGAAAGCCCCAATTTCCTCAGTTCCCAGACCGGATACACACAGGAAAGGCACGAGTACTGTATACCAGCTCAAAACATACAGCCAAACAAGCAACAGATCATGAGTAACTGGCTTTGAAAATTATTAAATGAAAGCAAACGGTTAATGAAAATCTTAAAAATGTTCTGTTCACCCAGTATACACAGCACTGTCATTCTCCTATTCACACAAATTTTACGTGTTTACTACACAGCACCACAGACTATTTTCAAGGACCAGACTGTCCCAGAAATACCTGTAGGTGGAGAAAGAGGAGAGAAGGAAAGTCAGAAGCTGGTGAGTCTGGATGGAGACAAAGCACTGAGAAAGGAAGTTactgagaaaaggggtgctgggtggaagatgaaagaaaaaggagggattacagaaaagaaattgtgCAGTCAGAGAGTGAAGTTGGAGGAGAGTGTGGAAGACCTCGTACAGGAAGACATGGAGATCCTGAGCTATCAGGACATTTTCAAACAGCTGAAGGCAGAGAAGGATGAAAAAGTTTCCTTCACGTTCTTTGAGGAGGAGTAATTTAAAATGCTCCTTTATGTAAACATTTCCTAAAGATGCAAACACCTAAAGAAATTTTATTAAAGTGATACATTTTCACAGATGATATAAACTAAACATTTATCTCAATTTACTTGTTTGTAATAGTGCTAGTTATATTGAAAGACTTTCTAAATCTTAAATTGCAGtagttctatttatttatttatttatttatttttggcggggggggggggttaactaATAGTTTATATTTAACGTGATCTGGGGTCAGAAGTTTTGTCTCCAGAGCTGGGGTACTTAATTCATTGAAATCTTTGTATTTGCAATATTTGGCTTTGAGTTACTTAATATTAAACAGAAATGGATAACACCCCTAGcctataaatttaataaataatgaaaaaatcCACCAGTCTAAACAGTTCATCCATTTTATAATGTTAATTTGTACTTTACTGAAAACATTAATCACAGTGACAACCACAAACTTTTACAAAACAAAAGCCTGATAGGATACAATGGGAGTACAGCGCACCAGCGGTCCAAAAAGCCCCCAacagccaaaaatgtattttaatttgtGCTCTTGATTTTCTTGTTTATGTAGAAGAGAATCTAACTTGGCTTTCCTCTCTGCTATGTGCCTAGTGGCCTTCATTGTTTTAGTGGAAAACACTGTATTTCTGTTTGCTtcagcagctgggggggggacaagaagCTTTGGGTGGGGGGACTGCAGTTAGACATGTGAAAGAAAACAGGAAAGCATGAACAATGGGGTGACAGAACCCAGCGCCAGGACCTTAGGATGAATACATCGCACAAAGCCTCATACCTACAATACACTTACGCTCTCATGCTCAGGGGTGTTGGAGACACACACTCCAGCCAACCAGAGAAGTTTAAATTATGACATCTTATTGGTCACTATAGTCCCGAGGAAGACAGGCAAAAAATCTGTTAAAGAGAAGGCAGCATGTTCTTTTTCTGCAGCTTTAAGACCGATAACCCGCTACTTCCCGCTACTCCCGTATTAGCATAATGAGAACAGTGTGAAATTAGTGTCTGGATTTGTTTTCCCACAAAGGAACAGCAGTTGTGGGAATACGCCTGTGGTCATAATAATTTAGATGTACTTTTTGTTCTGTGACAACTATCTCACGATTTTCCCCtctgtattattttaaatagcCTGAAATAACAATGggaaactgaaaaaaactgaCATTGTGATGTGATTTAACGAATTTATATAAACTTGAAGATTCGATGTGCAGGTAAGTTTGCTATTATTTCTGGAATTAGTAATGAAAATTCCCAGATGTCAATTTactttttttctattaaattaCCTTTCAATTGCATTCTTAATTTTAGCTACAACTTTTTAGCATTTTGATATTTTGTCAGTTGTGAAATTCTGTTACGGAAAGTATGCTTCAGATTACAGGAGCCTTTATGTGGGTCATGCGCCAATATGATCTTGTTACTGTTTAATGTAAATAGATTCATTTTACAGTCGTTTTACGAAATCTAATACAGCGTTAATATACTCGTGCACGTCAAACAGACTGAAATTATCTAGGGTATGTAGGAGTACATATCTGATTTTAATTCGCAATAGACGGTCTTAGCAACAGACAAGGAATAGGTTTATTGGAAGTATAAACTGCTCATTCACATATAATCTCCACATATAAACAAGGGAGGATGAAGCCCTCGTGGCTTTTCTCGGTGTTACCGTGGTAACAAACTTAGTCACCTCCACTGTGGTGCTAGGGGTACCCGTCATCGTACTGTTTGCAAGAACCACATGACTAAGATTAGAATGCGTCCATTTAGAAGGGAATTGTTTATTCAGTTAAAATGTATCCTATTATTGATGTCGACTCTTGCACTTGTTTTAGGGGGAATATGCGTCAACTAAAGATTACATAACCACGGAATCCCGGAAAAAAAAATCGTTGCTAAAAATCGCGTTACATTTGACAGTTGTGGCTGCTGTGATGCATTCAGCATTTTTAACTTTTAGTAGGTTTATGACTGGTAAATAACAAAAAGACGTGTTTATATTAGGGTCCTGCCTTTTATCGACTGATTTACGACTAAAATTTTCTTTGTTTTGCTTGTGTTCCTTTTAACTGTTTCGTATTGCTTAAATATAGTCTATGACTCATTATTTACACGAAACAGGCGGCAAGCCTTCTGACAGCTAATGCCGATACTACTTGTAAACATCAATACCATGTAAGTCAGTATTTCTGCTAAAAATACATTAACGAAAATATCTCACGCGTATGACATTGTAAACACAACGAAAGCTGCGGATCCGATTCGCATTAActgattatttattttatctCGTCTGTCAGTGTCATCGGTTCCAAAAACATTTACAATAACAAGACCCTTAAAGTCACCCTGCAGTCATCGAATTTCGGTTTTCTCGGCCTCTGTAATATACTATTGCTTCccctttaaaaatgaattatgcgattactcccccccaccacactcacGCAAATGGACACACAGCGTCCCATACACCCTCCCTTGCTGAATACGTTGTTCAGTCTAAACAGCAGACTTTGGAAATTACCGGAGCAGTTAATCTCCGCGGTTAACAGCGCCGGCAGCTCAGAAGTGGATCAGACTTTGATAGGGGAGTGCAAAGAGTGTCGGAAGCGATCAGACCAGGACAAAGATGCTATGACTATATATCCCCCGCGCTAGTGTGGCGGCACGGGGGAAATGTTAAGCCAGGAAATCAGCCCCACCAAGTGATACATAACTGTTGGCCAGGCTGGCACAAGTGCTGCTTAGAGGTGAGTGAAACTTGAAGAAACCATTTGTCATCTTGCTGCGGTTAAAAAAATTTAATCGGAGTCAGGACAGTAGCGGCATTATTACAGTAacagattaatttttttttaaagaaaaaaaccttCTCACTAAATGCCCGGTGTCGGTCATTAACGTTAGTGAAATTAATTTTCTTCGCTTCTTCAACATAATGCGTAACTGGCGCATTGGCTATATCTCCTCTAGCTTTGTTCTGGTGCCGATGGTGCTTTTTGGGAGTCGATCAGTTCGTATGTGGAATAGAACCCGttttattaattaatcatttgaagaaaaatattttaaagtgtATCTGGTTTACAAAAGCGCCTGCTGggtttctattgaactgtttgtttatttgaatGTGTAAGTTTGATTTGATTCGGATGACATCATATAGCCTGTCGCTGTGCGTTATTAGAAGAAATAATGTATAAAAAACAGACGACAAACAGACAAATGTTTTAATTCTAACTATAATCATTGATGGGAATAGAGACAGAGTTATGACAGCGTTTAGGGCTACTGAAGTCAATTACTCATCTATGATTTGGGTTACAGCCTGATGCCACCGCGTGGTTATCTGACCACAGCTGTCAAATTATAGGGGGAAAGCGTATACAAGTAAATATATCACAGATTGCTACATATATCGCAGCAAAACGACAGTTCTGTACTGGAAGTAATGGATgttagtattttttttcttttggtatGATTTGGGATATGCTGTGcttttttaaatattgcataTTAGAATAGGTTCTGGTTTTTGAATAATCTTGGTAACTACATATTTGTCTCGTTAACCTTTTCAAAAACGCCTGTACTACCTAATAGTATCATGGCCAGTAACAAAAGCGATCGTTCTTGGTGAGATTAAAGATTGTTGAAAGTGACCACGGCAAATTTATTTAAGCCTTGCAGTCACAAGCTTGTGGTAGTTGTCAGTGGGGCTTTGTGCATCGGCGGTGGGTATGTGCCCTACTTTCGCTCGCACGGCCCCGACTTGTCCCTGTCGTCGCGCCTTTGTTCATCCCACCGCCGCGCGGTTACATTAGTTTGTCTTGGTGTTGCGTAGGATTGCGTTTGACTCGCAGCAGCTCCGTGGCGGCGCCAAGAAGCGGTCAGAAGATCAGGGCCAGTTGACTTCCGAAGGCAACAGGGAAAGGTCgctatgaaaaaagaaaagcagctAGTACCGCAAACTATGTGAACGTATTATATAACGATTACAATGAAAAATACCAAATCTGGTTTTATGACAATTCCATATGCATGTATGTAATTAAACCGAATCGAAGTGATATGTctaataatattttttattaaatttttttccGATGGACTTGACGCATTATTGAGTCTCATCTTCTGTTTCATTCACTTACAAGCAACCTATGCGAACATCTGTCTGTTTAATATATGTTCGTTAAAATATTGCCTTCTGCTTTTCCATCATGTTtcatctctttccctctcttttTCTCATTCTCCATCTCTCCATTTCCCTCCTCCCCTATACCCCTGAGGCTCTCTTCCTCCCTATTCACCCTCCCCATGAAACGCCTACCTTCTACATTTCCCAGTATCTCTTTTTAACATCACATCTGCACTAATGTAGCCCTATTATCATTTGCTTCTCTATTTTCATTCCTCCCTCGACATTTTCCTCACATTCTTTTGCTTCGCCTGTCCTTTCTGACATTTTCCCTGTTAACTTTGTTCCTGCATTCATCtttatttgtttctttcttCGCATCTTTCTGCCTTCCTGTCCTCCTTCCTGCCATCTCGTTTCTCCATCGTCCTCCATCAATGTCACAGCCATTTATTGCTTTCTTGTGGTCATCATCTTCCGTCTGTATCTTCCACATCTGTGATCATCTCACCCCCTGTTCCTCCTCTCTCTCAGTCACTGGTAGCCCGGTGTGTTTTGGTGGCCCAGGGCCAGCTCCCACCTCGTGAACATGCCTCCACGGCCCTCATCTGGGGAGTTATGGGGCCTCCATCTCATGCCCCCCCGCATCCTGGTGGACTGCTGTCTGCCCAACGGCATGCTGGTCAGCCTGGAGTGCCTGCGGGAAGCTCCACTTATTAGCATCAAGCAGCAGCTCTTCACAGAGGCCCGGAAATATCCTCTCTACCACCTCCTACAGGTCAATAGACACAAATTCACAAGTTTGTAGGCTCTACATGTAGAAGCACAGGGATTTCCTATTGATGTGTACCATAAATGACAAGGtggtctgcattttatatttctgtgtgATCTTCATGTAGATTGCATTTGACTTAACTGACATCAATCCATATTATGCAATTTATGTTAAATAAATGGACATCAGGTAATATGGTGATTAAGCTCACACACTGAACAAGATTTTAACCTGAATTGCTCCTGTAAAGCGATATACACTATAGGTTGCTTTTGAGATTGACTTGGCTCAGCAACAAAATTAAAATATGCTGTAATCATAGCATCAATTAATCCAATGGTCTCACAAGTCTAGTGATCATAAACCACTAGAAATGAAATTAGGCAACAAATGCGCTGTAATCTCACAAATATTCGTCTTAGGTGGCCATGTTCTCTCCTATTATAACATGAAGGATGCTGCCCCTTTAAGCAGAACTGCATTTTGATACGTCTCTTTATAAGATGTCGAGCTAGGAGCTTGTACTGAAGGTCTCTATTGCTTTGACAGGAAGAGTCATGCTACATCTTCGTTGGGGTGACACAGGAGGCGGAGCGGGAGGAGTTCTACGACGAGACACGGCGGCTCTGTGACCTCCGGCTCTTCCACCCCATCCTCAAGGTCATCGAGCCACTGGGCAACAGGGAAGAGAAGATCCTCAACAGGGAGATTGGTTAGCATCCCTTCCATGTCTTTTTTGCCATTGGTCGCTTTTGGTGCTGTTAGTCAGGGTTTTTCCATGCTTTTGTTGCCATTGGTCAGGATCCATTCAATGCCTTTTGTTGCCATTGGTCAGAATTATTTCATTGCCTTTGTTACCATTGGTTGTGGGTCCATTCAATGCCTTTGTTGCCATTGGTTGGGGTCCTTTTCATGTTTCAGTTGCTTCTTCAGTAGCTTGGTTTCATACCTTGCCCATTTTGCATTTCCAGACTATCCACTCCACACACCTTTCCATCAGTATAActctctgatctcagatcagtttaCCCGCCCATTCGCCTTCCATGCAGGCTTCGCCATTGGAATGCCCATCTGTGAGTTCGAGCTGGTGAAGGACCCAGAAGTGCAGGACTTCCGGCGCAACATTCTGAACGTGTGCCGCGAGGCCATGGAGGAGCGGGAGGGGGGCGGCGCCCATAGCCAGGCCCTCTACGTGTACCCCCCCAACGTGGAGTCGTCCCCAGACCTACCCCAGCACATCTTCTCCAAGCTGGATAAAGGTCACTGACACAGCGTGGACCCAACCGAGCACAAGCCCACAGCCTCACTGCTGTTTGGCAGCATTAGAGCTGGAGATTAGTCTAGTGTTAGGGAGCACAGTGCTCCAGTTGCCTAAGGACACATTTTTCAGGGGTATACAGAACTGCAGATGCaccatatttattattattattattattattattattattattattattattattattgttattattgttgttgttttattaatgataataataatacagggCCAGGGACATGGGaattaatatgcaaatatttCGGCATCAATCTCCATCacgattaatattattattaggaaGCTGTTTGCGCACTTAACCGCTCATGTTTTGAGCATTTTTCATTGCAAAGGCCGGGCACTTATTCACCTTACCGCTGTACTCATTAGTCTCACTTTGGTGTCGGCGCttaccccccccactccccctgcAGGCCGCCTGATCGTGACCATCTGGGTGATAGTCTCCCCCTCCAACGCCAAGCAGAAGTACACGCTGAAGATCGCCCACGATGCCCTGCCTGAGCAGCTCATCGCGGAAGCCATCCGCAAGAAGACGCGCAGCATGCACCTGTCTGCGCAGCAGCTGCGCCTCTGCGTGCAGGAGTACCAGGGCCAGTACATCCTGAAGGTGTGCGGCTGTGACGAGTATCTGCTGGAGAAGTACCCGCTGAGCCAATACAAGGTGATATGCCAGGGACCGCTTCTGGACAG
Encoded here:
- the LOC125750396 gene encoding zinc finger CW-type PWWP domain protein 1-like isoform X1; the protein is MEITSGTKEKLVPGKWKNQRKKEAKKIPDEDKKERGRYGCLMLPVQKENYSEGKEGELDKGKQMAITAKGFKSIKNIKQNKKENEPNGERKVITDGKVRNGGVKRKQKTPSEEDFKEDCRKTNAMGTDRGGLLLQRGKAGKKQEEKCKMHSHQGLEESGKKEKAEAERVVGKKEGCRHVGTHLRAGRKGQSKANQRENSDRDRKVPCITKQILPDAQPYDRFQGFLDTSLEHCLEDAQMVLSEVEGLQAKVESSHDRSKESKKEKFPRERKEATVQKSEAKKEYKDKLEEHTEDEYDLWVQCSISSCKKWRRLDKHVDLSVLPPEWTCVQSSDPDCCNCNCPEETWSGSQDDVVHSNLVSGSLVWAQQQGYPWWPAMTESDPDSKSIFLVNNIDRFPSKYHVTFFGDPVTRAWVPSCKVKSFETFSETTALQMGKSFKKKLHEAIRMAKHAQGLSLKSRLSRFGFKSRYMVDRDTSKEDNEISELMPIFEHLEESKQFWSNKGRIGRTRRNIKKKTSKEHTTVPHGESLEQGAGGGAEEGKEKAPISSVPRPDTHRKAPQTIFKDQTVPEIPVGGERGEKESQKLVSLDGDKALRKEVTEKRGAGWKMKEKGGITEKKLCSQRVKLEESVEDLVQEDMEILSYQDIFKQLKAEKDEKVSFTFFEEE